A window from Zingiber officinale cultivar Zhangliang chromosome 7A, Zo_v1.1, whole genome shotgun sequence encodes these proteins:
- the LOC122001372 gene encoding transcription factor bHLH68-like isoform X2 yields the protein MKDCNRALRLQIMEGSRSHGRMNSAIRLPNEEYDCLLPPSSSSSSSSSLHPQISMAPCHASQDLPLSWSQLLLGESYTDEEKFGLATTLDRRKMDNCWEEQMVNPARFALAGIQQEFYGKVLPASFSSTLSKNMFEFSNKNNMYIQLANSSSECNSIRTGTAPKKARFQGSFSTQSTFKVRKEKIGDRITALHQLVSPFGKTDTASVLLEVSGYIRFLQSQIECSREHEASSNWKKQQ from the exons ATGAAGGATTGCAACAGAGCCCTCCGACTGCAGATCATGGAGGGGAGCCGTAGCCATGGGAGAATGAACAGTGCCATAAGGCTACCAAACGAAGAATATGATTGCCTCctccctccctcctcctcttcttcctcctcatcttcACTTCACCCTCAGATATCTATGGCTCCTTGTCATGCTAGCCAAGACCTTCCACTCTCATGGAGCCAACTATTACT GGGAGAATCGTATACTGATGAAGAGAAATTTGGTTTGGCAACAACTCTTGATAGGAGAAAAATGGATAACTGTTGGGAAGAACAAATGGTAAACCCAGCCAGATTTGCTTTGGCTGGCATCCAGCAAGAATTCTATGGAAAAGTTCTACCGGCTTCTTTCTCTTCCACTTTAAGCAAGAACATGTTCGAATTCTCAAACAAGAATAATATGTATATTCAGCTAGCTAATAGTTCATCTGAG TGCAACAGCATAAGAACTGGTACAGCTCCGAAGAAGGCTAGGTTTCAAGGTTCCTTCTCAACTCAATCCACTTTCAAG GTAAGGAAGGAGAAAATAGGTGATAGAATAACTGCACTTCATCAGCTTGTTTCCCCCTTTGGAAAG ACTGATACGGCTTCAGTATTGCTAGAAGTCAGTGGCTACATCAGATTCCTACAGAGTCAAATTgag TGCTCCAGGGAACATGAAGCATCCTCAAACT GGAAGAAACAACAATGA
- the LOC122001372 gene encoding transcription factor bHLH68-like isoform X1, whose amino-acid sequence MKDCNRALRLQIMEGSRSHGRMNSAIRLPNEEYDCLLPPSSSSSSSSSLHPQISMAPCHASQDLPLSWSQLLLGESYTDEEKFGLATTLDRRKMDNCWEEQMVNPARFALAGIQQEFYGKVLPASFSSTLSKNMFEFSNKNNMYIQLANSSSECNSIRTGTAPKKARFQGSFSTQSTFKVRKEKIGDRITALHQLVSPFGKTDTASVLLEVSGYIRFLQSQIEALSLPYLSSAPGNMKHPQTGRNNNEGEKKDLKSRGLCLVPVSFILQV is encoded by the exons ATGAAGGATTGCAACAGAGCCCTCCGACTGCAGATCATGGAGGGGAGCCGTAGCCATGGGAGAATGAACAGTGCCATAAGGCTACCAAACGAAGAATATGATTGCCTCctccctccctcctcctcttcttcctcctcatcttcACTTCACCCTCAGATATCTATGGCTCCTTGTCATGCTAGCCAAGACCTTCCACTCTCATGGAGCCAACTATTACT GGGAGAATCGTATACTGATGAAGAGAAATTTGGTTTGGCAACAACTCTTGATAGGAGAAAAATGGATAACTGTTGGGAAGAACAAATGGTAAACCCAGCCAGATTTGCTTTGGCTGGCATCCAGCAAGAATTCTATGGAAAAGTTCTACCGGCTTCTTTCTCTTCCACTTTAAGCAAGAACATGTTCGAATTCTCAAACAAGAATAATATGTATATTCAGCTAGCTAATAGTTCATCTGAG TGCAACAGCATAAGAACTGGTACAGCTCCGAAGAAGGCTAGGTTTCAAGGTTCCTTCTCAACTCAATCCACTTTCAAG GTAAGGAAGGAGAAAATAGGTGATAGAATAACTGCACTTCATCAGCTTGTTTCCCCCTTTGGAAAG ACTGATACGGCTTCAGTATTGCTAGAAGTCAGTGGCTACATCAGATTCCTACAGAGTCAAATTgag GCTCTGAGCTTACCCTACTTGAGCAGTGCTCCAGGGAACATGAAGCATCCTCAAACT GGAAGAAACAACAATGAGGGAGAGAAGAAGGATCTGAAGAGCAGGGGATTATGCCTTGTTCCAGTTTCCTTCATCCTGCAAGTATAA